The following nucleotide sequence is from Oncorhynchus tshawytscha isolate Ot180627B unplaced genomic scaffold, Otsh_v2.0 Un_contig_1806_pilon_pilon, whole genome shotgun sequence.
TGTGTTACTGAGTCAGTGTGATTGAGTCAGTGTGATTGAGTCTCTGTGACTGAGTTAGTGTGACTGAGTCAGAGTGACTGAGTTAGTGTGATTGAGTCTGTGTTACTGAGTCAGTGATTGAGTCAGTGTGATTGAGTCAGTGTGATTGAGTCTCTGTGACTGAGTCTGTGTGACTGAGTCAGAGTGACTGAGTTAGTGTGATTGAGTCTGTGTGATTGAGTCAGTGTGATTGAGTCTCTGTTACTGAGTCTGTGTGATTGAGTCAGAGTGACTGAGTTAGTGTGATTGAGTCTGTGTGATTGAGTCAGTGTGATTGAGTCTCTGTTACTGAGTCTGTGTGATTGAGTCTCTGTGACTGAGTTAGTGTGATTGAGTCAGTGTGATTGAGTCAGTGTGACTGAGTATGTGTGATTGAGTCTCTGTGACTGAGTTAGTGTGATTGAGTCAGTGTGATTGAGTCAGTGTGACTGAGTATGTGTGACTGAGTCAGAGTGACTGAGTCAGAGTCAGTAGACAGGCTGATGTACAgccctcagctgtagatctctggtaaggcatggatggagggatgagcagatagagggggtggagggaggactgAAATCATTGTGCTGCTCTGAGATCATCCACTGTCCCATTATTCAGTGTTTTATTCAGAGAGACAGAGTCCAGCTCTCTGTGTttcagccagagagacagagtctcAGCTCTCTGTGTttcagccagagagacagagtctacaGCTCTCTGTGTttcagccagagagacagagtctacaGCTCTCTGTGTttcagccagagagacagagcctaCAGCTCTCTGTGTttcagccagagagacagagcctaCAGCTCTCTGTGTttcagccagagagacagagcctaCAGCTCTCTGTGTttcagccagagagacagagtctacaGCTCTCTGTGTTTCAGCCAGAGAGACAGTCTACAGCTCTCTGTGTttcagccagagagacagagcctgcaGTCTGTGTTTCAGCCAGAGAGTCTCTGTGTttcagccagagagacagagcctaCAGCTCTCTGTGTttcagccagagagacagagtctctctgtgtttcagccagagagacagagtctacagctctctgtgtctgtctgtctgtctgtctgtctgtctgtctgtctgtctgtctgtctgtctgtctgtctgtctgtctgtctgtctgtctgtctgtctgtctgtctgtctgtctgtctgtctattgccACATGGTCAAGGCAGCTCCTTCATACTAGCAGATCAGTAGAGTCtcatctctatcctcctcctcctcctcttcctcactgctGCTGGTGTTCAGTCCATTAGGCACCCCtatacccctcctcctcctcctctcccgggTTGGCACTTCCAGGGCATGGAACCTCTGACTGTCGTCTGAAGACCCCGAGGGGGATGACGTCTGGGGGGAGGTCAGGGGGTGGTGGCAGGGCAGCTGGGAGTCTGGAGGGGGAAGGACAGGGGGAGTAATGGGGGAGGTGAGCCCCATGGGGGAGTAGCGTCGTAGAGCCACCCCTCTCAGGTTGGCAGCCAGCCCCAAGACCAGCTTCCTGGAGGCCCGGCGAGTGTAATGACATGTGCTGCCCTCTAGGGGGCACTGCTGGCTCAGTATGCTGGGGGCAGACGTTAATGAGTCACTCTGCTGCCCAGGGGTGGAGAGCTCGCTGAGGGGCAACCTAAACCTGCTACCCGGGCTCTCTGGGGAACAAGGAGACCCCTCGGATGGTTCACTGTcagaggggagggtggggagtGGGGAGACTCCAAGGAGGGGTGGGAGGACTGGGACTGTGACAGGGCCTGGGTGTGGGCATGCAGGGCGAAGCCTACTGCTGCTGCAGAGCAGCGGGAGGGGGTCCTTGCTGGTCCCATGCCCGCCATGCCTCCCACCATGCCCGCCCCGCcacctccatccccagccctggCTCCAGGTCCCTCCGAGGTGTGGTAGGAGTGCAGGCCCAGAGCCACCTGAGACCCGGGGGGTGTGAGGAGTGGGATCTGGCCGCGGAGACGGGTCCCTCCGTGGAAAAGACGGTTCCAAAGGCGCCCCAGGCGGCGGTGTGACGTGGCCCGGCGGGAGGAGTGTCTTCTGATCTGCCTCCGCATCGCTGTACGGATGTTCTGGAGCATGGAGGCctggatgaggggagggagggagaggaggggatgggagggagaggatgggaggggagggagggagggagaggagggagggagggggagggagggagggagggagggagggagggagggagggagggagggggagggaggggggtaggtagagggagggagggagggagggagggagggagggagggagggagggagggagggagggagggagggagggagggagggagggagggagggagggagggagggagggagggagggagggagggagggagggagggagggagggagggagggagggagggagaactcgTCAGCAAGACCATCAAAGCTGTCAATCATTTGTTAACCCGTTGTCATGGTAACACTCAGATCTCTCCCGTCAGAAATAGATCTTAACCAAGAGAGTAGCTACAGTATTAGATATTCACACCATCAgaacacaggcagacaggcagaaccCAGCTGCTACGAGAGCTACAGTCTGTGGTGTCAACTTTACAACAGGGATATCCACTACAGTCTGTGATGTCAACTTTACAACAGGGATATCCACTACAGTCTGTGGTGTAAACTTTACAACAGGGATATCCACTACAGTCTGTGGTGTCAACTTTACAACAGGGATATCCACTACAGTCTGTGGTGTCAACTTTACAACAGGGATATCCACTACAGTCTGTGTGATGTCAACTTTACAACAGGGATATCCACTACAGTCTGTGGTGTAAACTTTACAACAGGGATATCCACTACAGTCTGTGGTGTAAACTTTACAACAGGGATATCCACTACAGTCTGTGGTGTAAACTTTACAACAGGGATATCCACTACAGTCTGTGGTGTAAACTTTACAACAGGGACATCCACTACAGTCTGTGATGTCAACTTTACAACAGGGATATCCACTACAGTCTGTGATGTAAACTTTACAACAGGGACATCCACTACAGTCTGTGGTGTAAACTTTACAACAGGGATATCCACTACAGTCTGTGGTGTAAACTTTACAACAGGGACATCCACTACAGTCTGTGGTGTAAACTTTACAACAGGGATATCCACTACAGTCTGTGGTGTCAACTTTACAACAGGGATGTCCACTACAGTCAGGGGTCCACTACAGTCGGTGGCGTAAACTTTACAACAGGGACATCCACTACAGTCTGTGGTGTAAACTTTATAACATGGATATCCACTACAGTCTGTGGTGTAAACTTTACAACAGGGATATCCACTACAGTCTGTGGTGTAAACTTTACAACAGGGATATCCACAACAGTCTGTGGTGTAAACTTTACAACAGGGACATCCACTACAGTCTGTGGTGTAAACTTTACAACAGGGACATCCACTACAGTCTGTGGTGTAAACTTTACAACAGGGATATCCACCCAGATCTCTGCTACAGTCTGTGGTGTAAACTTTATAACAGGGACATCCACTACAGTCTGTGGTGTAAACTTTACAACAGGGATATCCACCCAGATATTTGCTACAGTCTGTGGTGTCAAATTTAACAAGGGGTATCCACTACAGTCTGTGGTGTAAACTTTACAACAGGGACATCCACTACAGTCTGTGGTGTAAACTTTACAACAGGGATATCCACCCAGATCTCTGCTACAGTCTGTGGTGTCAAATTTACAACAGGGATATCCACTACAGTCTGTGGTGTAAACTTTACAACAGGGACATCCACTACAGTCTGTGGTGTAAACTTTACAACAGGGACATCCACTACAGTCTGTGGTGTAAACTTTACAACAGGGATATCCACTACAGTCTGTGGTGTAAACTTTACAACAAGGACATCCACTACAGTCTGTGGTGTAAACTTTACAACAGGGACATTCACTACAGTCTGTGGTGTAAACTTTACAACAGGGATATCCACTACAGTCTGTGGTGTAAACTTTACAACAGGACATCCAGACAGTCTGTGGTGTAAATAATTTATCACGGACTGTAGCAGTGAAACCAGACATTACCTGAGTGGGGTTGTAATGATAATGTATCTATAATACGGAGACTGTAGCAGTGAAACCAGACATTACCTGAGTGGGGTTGTAATGATAATGTATCTATAATACGGAGACTGTAGCAGTGAAACCAGACGTTACCTGAGTGGGGTTGTAATGATAATGTATCTATAATACGGAGACTGTAGCAGTGAAACCAGACGTTACCTGAGTGGGGTTGTAATGATAATGTATCTATAATACGGAGACTGTAGCAGTGAAACCAGACGTTACCTGAGTGGGGTTGTAATGATAATGTATCTATAATACGGAGACTGTAGCAGTGAAACCAGACATTACCTGAGTGGGGTTGTAATGATAATGTATCTATAATACGGAGACTGTAGCAGTGAAACCAGACATTACCTGAGTGGGGTTGTAATGATAATGTATCTATAATACGGAGACTGTAGCAGTGAAACCTGACGTTACCTGAGTGGGGTTGTACACAGGGAAGTCCTCCACCGGAGGGATGAGGCCCTGGGCGATCAGCTGACCATAGGAGGGCGGAGCCTCTCTCTGAACAAACTCCGCCTCCAGACGGGTCATCTGGGTCTCAAAtgctctagagagagagagagagagagagaggagagagagggagagagagagagagagagagagagagagagagagagagagagagagagggagagaggagagagagagagagagagagagagagatatgagtgtctcctgacccctcctgtctcagcctccagtatttatgctgcagtagtttatgtgtcggggggctagggttagtttgttatacctggagtacttctcctgtcctatccggtgtcctgtgtgaatttaagtatgctctctctaattctctctttctttctctcggaggacctgagccctaggaccatgccccaggactacctggcatgatgactccttgctgtccccagtccacctggccatgctgctgctccagtttcaactgttctgcctgcagctatggaaccctgacctgttctgcctgtgattattattattttaccatgttggtcatttatgaacatttgaacatcttggccatgttctgttatgatctccacaaggcacagccagaagaggactggcaaccccacatagcctggttcctctctaggtttcttcctcggttttggcctttctagggagtttttcctagccaccgtgcttctacacctgcattgcttgctgtttggggttttaggctgggtttctgtacagcactttgagatatcagctgatgtatgaagggctttatcaatacatttgatttgatatagtagCAGCAGATATAGTACCACCAGATATAGTAGCAGTAGATATAGTAGCAGCAGATATAgtagatatcagctgatgtatgaagggctttatcaatacatttgatttggtatTCTAGCATCTTTCACATCCTTCCCTTGACTGTCACAGTCAATCAATATCAAAGATGGTGGATGCATGAAGATGTCCCACTCAGGctgtttaaaaaatgaataaaaaagatctggtctggtctgcttaagGGGCTCTCCCATAGAAACCAATGAATTAGCAGCTGGGGTCTGGTCTGCTTAAGGGgctctcccatagacaccaatgaATTAGCAGCTGGGGTCTGGTCTGCTTAAGGGgctctcccatagacaccaatgaATTAGCAGCTGGGGTCTGGTCTGCTTAAGGGGCTCTCCCATAGGGGCTCTCCCATAGTGCACCAATGAATTAGCAGCTGGGGTTTGGTCTGCTCTTAATGAATTAGGGCTCTAAGGGgctctcccatagacaccaatgaATTAGCAGCTGGGGTCTGGTCTGCTTAAGGGGCTCCCATAGAAACCATAGAAACCAATGAATTAGCAGCTGGGGTCTGGTCTGCTTAAGGGgctctcccatagacaccaatgaATTAGCAGCTGGGGTTTGGTCTGCTTAAGGGgctctcccatagacaccaatgaATTAGCAGCTGGGGTTTGGTCTGCTTAAGGGgctctcccatagacaccaatgaATTAGCAGCTGGGGTTTGGTCTGCTTAGTTCactgactgtatatgaaccagaaGAATAGTGGGATGTCtcacttcctcttccctctctgtcaaCAGATtagtaataaaccccagggaagTTAACGGGTGCACAGCCTTTTGACCTCTGAACTTTATACGTcacaatcccaaatggcaccctattccctaaatagtgcctatgggccctggtcaaaagtagtgcactaaagagtgaataggttgtcatttgggacacatcctacaACTGTAACCTCTGAGGGACTGAACCCGGGAAAACACAGTTATAGGAAATCTTTACAGAACCACaaaacatcctctctctctctctctctctctctctctctctctctctctctctctctctctctgtctctctctgtctctctctctctctctctgtctctctctctctctctctctctctctctctctctctctctctctctctctgtctctctctctcctctctgtctctctctctctctctctctctctctctctctctctctctctctctctctctctctgtctctctctctctctctctctctgtctctctctctctctctctctctctctctctctctctctctctcctctctctctgtctctctctctctctctctctctgtctctctctctctctctgtctgtctctctctctctctctctctcaattcaattcaagggctttattgtcatgggaaacatgtgttaacatttccaaagcaagtgaggtagataatatataaagtgaatatataaagtgaaataaacaatacaaattaacagtaaacattacacatacagaagtttcaaaacaataaagacattacaaatgtcatattatatatatacagtgttttaacaatgtacaaatggttaaaggacacaagataaaatatataagcataaatatgggttgtatttacaatggtgtgtgttcactggttgcccttttcttgtggcaacaggtcacaaatcttgctgctgtgatggcacactgtggtatttcacccagtagatatgggagtttatcaaaattgggtttgttttctaattctttgtggatctgtgtaatctgagggaaatatgtctctctaatatggtcatacattgggcaggaggttaggaagtgcagctcagtttccacctcattttgtgggcagtgagcacatagcctgtcttctcttgagagccatgtctgcctacggcggcctttctcaatagcaaggctatgctcactgagtctgtacatagtcaaagctttccttaagttt
It contains:
- the LOC121838664 gene encoding low-density lipoprotein receptor-related protein 3-like (The sequence of the model RefSeq protein was modified relative to this genomic sequence to represent the inferred CDS: added 270 bases not found in genome assembly); translated protein: MSLHYLAQPLSPGHGFNATYQVKGYCFPGEHPCGLDQGCYSERQRCDGYWHCPTGRDEEECPVCQEGEYPCEGGSGACYPASERCNNQKKCPDGSDEKNCFDCQPGNFHCDTNLCIFETWHCDGQEDCLDGSDERDCLGAVPRKVITAALIGSLVCGLLLVIALGCAFKLYSLRTREYRAFETQMTRLEAEFVQREAPPSYGQLIAQGLIPPVEDFPVYNPTQASMLQNIRTAMRRQIRRHSSRRATSHRRLGRLWNRLFHGGTRLRGQIPLLTPPGSQVALGLHSYHTSEGPGARAGDGGGGAGMVGGMAGMGPARTPSRCSAAAVGFALHAHTQALSQSQSSHPSLESPHSPPSPLTQSDSLTSAPSILSQQCPLEGSTCHYTRRASRKLVLGLAANLRGVALRRYSPMGLTSPITPPVLPPPDSQLPCHHPLTSPQTSSPSGSSDDSQRFHALEVPTRERRRRRGIGVPNGLNTSSSEEEEEEEDRDETLLIC